The DNA segment GTTTGCTTAACCCGGTGGCTATCGTATTCAACCAAGCCATAGCGGTTGCGGTGTTGGGTTTGCTGGTTAATGCGCTGTGTGCCTATGTGCTGGGGGTGCACAGTCATGGTGATCACCACCATAACGGCCACGATCATAATCTGACCTCGGCCTACTTGCATGTATTGGCCGATGCACTTACCTCGGTGCTGGCGATAGTGGCATTGATAGCCGCTAAGTATTATGGCTATGTGTGGATGGACCCGCTGATGGGGGTGGTAGGCGCAATACTTATCGCCCGTTGGTCCTATGGCCTGTTGCGGACTACCAGCGCGGTGTTGCTGGATAAACAGGCCCCCAAACTGTTACGTGAAGAAATACGAACGGCGCTGGAAAGTGATGAGGACACGCGAGTTAGCGATTTGCATGTGTGGTCTATAGGGCCAGAGATTTATTCGGCCTTGATTACGGTAGTGGCGGATAAACCGGTGACGCCAGATGAATATAAATCACGGCTACCGCAAACTTTGGGCTTAGTGCATGTGACGGTAGAAGTGCATCGCTGCCGTCATCACTAAATTGTTATTAATCCATTAAACCGTTTGCTGTAGTGCCGTAATGCAAGCAGCGCTGTGGCTGTTGACTAAAAAGTGGCTAGCACCGGGTATACATTGTAGTTGGCTATTGGGTATGGCTTCGGCGATAAGTTGCGCGAGGGTGTGCAGTATAGGGTTAGATCGATCGCCGTAAATGAGCTGGGTTGTCATCGTTAGCTGTTGTAAATCTTGTAGCGTGTAAGCTAGGTTCATACATATATCCCAATGCCGTATATTCTCAGACGTCATGGGGGTCATGGTATCTTTTATAAAATCTGGCAGGGCGGCATAGCTGTTTTGGCCACCCCAAAAATCGATGACCTGACCACAAGCATGGATTTGTTGTTCGGCAACCGCCTGCCTATACCCTGTTAAAAATTTATTGAGTGCTGTTATCTCAGGCTGCGTGTGTGCGGCTTGTTGTAATAGCCAGCCGGCAACCGGTTCAAACAAGCTGAGCTTGCTTATATTGATGGTGTTTTCTAGTGCTAAGGCCAGCGCCACTACGCCGCCATAGGAGTGGCCCACTAGCTGCACAGGTTGATCGGTAAGCGTGTTTATAATTTGGCTAATGAGTGTGGTTTCTGTGCGTATGGTGGCCGGCGAGTGGTCAGCTATAGCCGGTGCATCACCGTGGCCGGGCAGTTTAATACTAATGCAGTGATATTGTGGGCTGAGTTGCTCTACAAATTTTTTCCAGGCGGCATGGCTAGCGAACGAGCCATGTATAAAAACGATGGGCGGGCCTGAGCCTTGTTGCTCAAAATAAGGCTGTATATTCATAGTGCGGTTACTTAGTTTATAGGCGGTAGCAATAACTATAGCCGCTGAGGAATCACTATAACAGCCTGCTTTGCGTTTAGCTGACGACAGTGATCTCGCACTGCAGTTGTGATTGTGAGGTCATAGAGTTTAGTACTAAGCAGCTTTGTTCGGCCTTATGTAATAGTTTTTCTGCTTTGTCTTTATCTTGCTCGTTACTAATAGTGAGTTTTACCTGGGTGTTGACCTGAATGAACTGCATGCCGCGTTCAACTTTATCGAGTATGCCTTCCGATTGGCAGTTGATCTGTTGCCACGATAGCTTTGAAGCGTTAGCGATGGCACGAAAGGATAAAATAAAACAACTGGCTACCGAGGCCATTAATAAATCTTCAGGCGACCACTGGTCACCAGGGCCACCAAAGTTTTTGGGCGGGGCGCAACTCAGTGCGGGTAAATTGTCGCCAGTAAGCTGTAAATTGTTCTGCTCTTCAGCGCTGGCAGTAACGGTGTAGTGATGCGGTAAAGCTTGCATAGTCCATCTCATTAATAAAGGCGTGTCTATGCAGTGTAGTTGTTTGCTGTGAATAGTTATTGATATAGCTCAAAGAGAGGTTTTATCCCTAAGCCTCTCTTTTGTTTTGTTGCCACTAACTATTGAGCTGCTCGGCGACTGCCCTATGAGCGGCGTCGAACGCACCGTTGACATAGGCATAGGCGGAAGCGTCAGAATTGGCGATAGAAATGCGCCCCATTTGTGCGCGGCCTGCTATATGCGGGCCGTTATCTCTGTTCCAACCGGCGGGATCAAATAACTCGTTGTATTCATAAGCGTACCCATGGGGCCAGCGATTGACAGTAATAGCGGCGATATCCTTAACGGGGTCAAAGCCGTGGGGTGATAATGCACCGTCTAATATGCTGAATAAATCCTTTTCAAAATCTGCAAACGGCAGTTGATACAGTTGTTGTCTACCTAAGCGGTGCTGCTCTCTACCACTTAAACCCTGATAGGGTTGGGTGGGCACCATGCTGCAATGCAATACGATGGGTTGGTCAGGATTTTGGGTGTACTGATAGCCGCCCATGCTAACCGGAAAATCTAACTCCATGTTATGAAACAACTTGTTGTTGGGCACATAAAAACCGCTCTTGCCTGCCTTGGCAAAGGCGCGCCAGTTTCTAATGGCCACATTAGCATATACCAGTGGCACTTTAGTGGCGTAGGCGATAGCTTCTTTTTGCGCAGCAGGTACTTCGGGGCAGATATGGGGAATAATATTATTGTAGCAAGCCATAATGCAGTGCTTGGCTTGCACTTTATACGTTTTGCCTTCACGCACATAGGTGATGTTAACCTGCTGCTGATTTTTGCTGTGCTGTACGTTAACGGCGGTGCTGTTTAAACGTATGCGCACTGGCGAGTTGCTGTTATCTAAGGTGCTGTAATCCATTTTATTGAGCACCAAGTCTTCCATAGTGTTGCCGGCCATACTGGCGGGAATTAACTTACGCACTAAGGCGCGAGCTACGCCGGCGTTGCCATCGGGGAAGTGATAAATATAAGGCTCGTCTTCGCCTTTATGGGTATTAATATCCTCATATTTTACCCCTAGTTTATCAGTGCCAGGCATACCCGTGCGTATCGCTTCCAGTGTCGATAGCGCATCCCAGCCTAGCCCCCATAAGCCTTTCATGCTGCCATTAAATATATTGATGGCCTCGTGGCTTAACTGTGCGTATTGGCTAAGAAAATCGTAATAGCTGAGCTTGCGCAAGTGCTCAATTTTTTCTGTATAGCTCCACTCGGGTAGCTTGATCTTTTGGCTGCCATCCAAATAACGTAACAGGCTTTGTTTAGCGGTTGCTGATATGGGGTAGCTGCTAATAGTCTCAGTTAATGAAACTAGCTTTTCACCATGCCAGCTAAACGGATTATCAGCCAAGAAATTTTTACCGTAGTGTTGCTCGCTAAAATATAGACCATATTTTAAGCCCCACTTCTTTTTGAAACCGCTGTCGTAATACTGATTAAAGCGTTGGGTATCTATGGCTAAATCTTTTAATAACTGCGAAGACGCTTTCGAAAACCCGCTAGGCGTATCTATGGACTGGCTACCGCCATAGCTAATTAATTGCTTGCCGTCGACAGTAAACTCATTGCGTTTGGCATGGCCGCCAAAGTCGTCGTGATTTTCTAGTATCAGTATGCGGCTATTGGCACCGGCTTGCTGTTGAAATAACAACGCGGCACTCAAGCCTGATAATCCCCCACCCACCACAACCAGATCGTAGTCGCTATCGGTTTGCTGGCTGGGTATGGGCCATTGCTTGCCCTGCCAAGCTACTGAATGCGCGACTTCAAAAGCGCCTTTATGAGTGCCGCGCAGGCCGGTGAGCTTGGGCGGATAATAAGGGCTGCTTGCCGCTTGCTTGCTGCTGGCAGCAAGGGCGCTTAAGGGCGAGGCTGCAGCGCTGGCGCCTAAGCTTAGGGCCGCGCCATTAAGAAAGTCACGGCGAGTAATGGTGGGTTTTTTTGACATGGTCAGGTTCTCTTAATCCGTGTTTAATCCATGGGCTTATCGGGTGAATAGATAACATAGATTTTGGTATAACCTTGGGTATCCCAAATGCCTGTCCACTCTTTCGCTAGGGTGACGGCATCGCCGGCTTTAATTTCTGTCACTGTGCCGTCGCTAGAGGTGAGCGTTACGCCGCCTTCTAGAAAATACATGTATTCGTCTACGCCATAGGGCTCGGTAACTTCAAAGCGACCGGCCGGGGCCTTATACATACCGCTAACAAATTTTTTGTCGCTGCTCAGCAGTGAGACTACATCTAGCACTTGGGTGCCGTTATCGCGTTTTTCAATAATCATATCCGGGCGTTTAAAAATATCCCCTGCGATGTCTTGTTTGCTCATGACGGCGGGTTTAGACAGTTTAGCCTCGGCGGCACTGGCGTGTAGGGTGAATAGGCTGGTAATAGCCATGCTGCTTGCAATAAGAACGGCGTGTTTAAGAGTTGGCATTATTATTTTCCTTAATCGATAAGTGTCTTTAGTTACAACTTATCTTTGTGTTTATCCCTATTATTGTCAATCGCACTAATGTCTGGGGGCAAAGACTTTTGTCATGCTATGTCAGCAAATGCCAGACATAAAAAAAGGAAGGCAATGCCTTCCTTTTGATTAATATGTTTATGTTTTATTGCGTTTTAAACTCGTTGACCAAGCTGGCTAAGCGGTTAGACACGTCTTTTAATTGTGAGCTGGCTTGGTCTATCTCTGCAACCGAGTGCTCTGAGCTTTTTGCAACATCAGAAATATTGACCACATTGTGGGATATCTCTTGTGATACCGTTTTTTGCTCATCGGTGGCGGCGGCGATTTGGGTGTTCATTTCGTTAATCAGTTCTACCGCTTTAGCTATGGCGGTTAGTGATTGCCCTGCTTTTGCGGCGCGCTCCAGCGTGCGACTCATTTCTTCGGTGCCTTCCGACATGGACTTAACCGCTTCTTGGGCACCGCTTTGTAGCCGCTCTATCATTTTCTGAATTTCTTGGGTGGACTCGGCGGTGCGCTGTGCCAACGACCTCACTTCGTCAGCGACTACCGCAAAGCCACGACCTTGTTCGCCGGCTCTAGCGGCCTCTATGGCGGCGTTAAGTGCCAACAAGTTAGTCTGCTCGGCGATGCCGCGGATAACATCTAACACCGTGCCTATGGCGGAGCTGTCGGTTTCTACCCGGTTAATCACCTCGCTAGAGGCGTTGATGCGGTTGGCTAAGCTGTTAAGCGAGCTGGTAGCTTCTTCTAATACCGCAGTACCGTCTATGGTTTCGCGGTTAGCATCGTTGGCGGCGTTGGCGGCTAGTGAGGCGTTGCGGCTCACTTCTTCTATGGCGTGGGTCATTTGGGTGGTGGCAGTGGCGACTTGATCGGTTTCGCGGGTTTGTACTTTTACCCCTTCACGGGTGATTTCGGTGTTGTTAGACAGTGAGTTGGCAAATTCCTGAATTTGGAAACTGGTGTCACGCACGTCGGCCAAGATAGCGCTAAAGCGGTTGACCATGCGCTGGAAGGCGCTGGCGACTTCACCGATTTCGTCTTTCTGATCTATGGATATTTTGACAGTGAGGTCTTGGTCGGAGTCTACCTGTTGTATCAGCGCTCTTAGTTCATTAAGAGGTTTCGAAATAGAGCGGCCTACGGTGATACCTGAAGCGGTCATTAGCACCAAGGCAATCAGGCCTAAGGTAACGAGTAAGTTAAAGGAGTCATCATATATGCTTTGAGCGTTTTGGCGCTCTTGTTTGGCGATGTTTAATTGCAGCTCGATTAAGGCGGCAATTTCGGTGGCTATGGGGTCGGTGTATTCAAACAGATCGCCGTTGTAGTCCGTGATCAGGGTGTCGCCGTATTCATCAAAGGCTAGGGTGGTGCCCATGCGGGCTAAGACTTCAGCCGCCGCTTCTATGGTGGTGTCTGCGGCACCAAATTTGGAGTTAGTGGACTCAACCAGTTTGCTCTCGGCCTCATTGAGGCGGCTGCGGGTGTAGCTGGCCCAGTTGGTCTTAATCATGGCCTGGCCGCGGCGCAGCTCTTTTAGCGCTTCGTCGGGGTTTTTGAGTCCGTTATCCGCTTTGTTGATGGCGTTAATAATATCGGTATAGCCATCCATAATGGATTTAAGCTGGGTTAGGGGTACTACCCTATCGTCGTAGATGCGGCCCACACTATTATTTATGGTCGAGAAAGAGGAGAGTGAAGAGATGACCAATAGAATAATGATGATGAGTGGTACACCTACCAAAGCGGCAAGACGTTGGCCCACACTAAGTCTATTCATGATTAATACCCGTTTACTTGTAAAGCATGCGTAAATTATTAAGCTATTCCGTGAAGGAATATGTCGGCCAATGATCAAAAGCCTTTAATGTTTAATTACTTATAGTAGTTTTCTGATCAAGTACGTGGGCTTAGTCTAAACGGTGTAGCTGCTTTACGCCATTTTGCGTGGCCAAAAACAATATGTCTGCAGGCCTTAGGGCAAATAAACCGTTAGTCACCACGCCGGTTATTTGGTTGATGGCGCTTTCTATGTGTAGGGCATCGGCAATGGCAAAGTTATACACATCGAGGATGATATTACCGTTGTCGGTGGTGACCCCTTGCCGGTAGACCGGGTCGCCGCCTAATTTAACCAGCTCGCGGGCGACATGGCTGCGCGCCATGGGAATAACTTCTACCGGTAAGGGGAAGCCGCCTAAGGTATCGACTAATTTGCTTTCGTCGGCTATACAGACAAATTCTTTGGCGCAGGCAGCGACAATTTTTTCGCGGGTGAGGGCGGCACCACCGCCTTTAATTAGCTGTAGTTGGTGATTACTCTCATCGGCGCCGTCGATGTAAAAGCTAATTTCATCGACACTGTTTAAATCCAATACCGGTATGCCGTGCTGCTGTAAACGTTGGGCAGAGGCGTCTGAACTGGCCACGGTGGCGTTCACGTCGGCCTTAATCTCGGCTAAATAATCAATAAAGTAGTTGGCGGTTGAGCCCGTGCCTATGCCTATGACGGAGTGTTTATCGATATGGGGCTTTATATAATCCAATGCGGCCTTGGCTACCGCTTGTTTTAACTCGTCTTGGGTCATAGTTTGGGTCATAGGGGGCTCTGAGCTAATGATGATAAAGTCTCAATTATAGAGAGCTGCGGCGCGAATGGAAAAGATATCTCGGCTTTAAGCGGTTTATTTCTGGGCGGCCAAGGCTAATCAGCGCTTTGTGCTGAATTATTTTGTGCAAGCGATTACTATGGCAGCCAATTATCATGATCACCATTTATTTCTGGGAGTTTGCTTGCCATGCCGCAGCGCTATATCAAAAAAATACTCGAAGCCCGCGTTTACGATGTGGCGATAGAGACGCCTATTGATAAAGCCCCCAGTCTATCCAAGCGTTTTAATAATGAGATTTTGCTTAAGCGTGAAGACTTGCAGCCGGTATTCTCCTTTAAGATACGCGGCGCCTATAACAAAATGATGCACCTCACCGAGGAGGAGCTTAGCAAGGGCGTAGTAGCAGCCTCGGCGGGCAATCACGCTCAAGGCCTATCTATGGCCGCGTTAAAAATGGGGGTAAAGGCCACCATCGTCATGCCCAAAACCACGCCGCTCATTAAGGTAGATGCGGTGCGCAGCCGCGGTGCCAAGGTGGTGTTGCACGGCGATACCTTTGATGAGGCTTCTAAATACGCCTATCAACTGATGGAGCAAAAAGGCCTGGTGTTTGTACACCCCTATGACGACCCCGAGGTGATAGCTGGCCAGGGCACCATAGGCATGGAAATTTTGCGCCAGCATAACGGCCCCTTGGACGCGGTATTTGTGCCGGTGGGCGGCGGCGGTTTATTGGCCGGCGTTTCGGCCTACATCAAATACCTGCGCCCCGATATAAAAGTGATAGGGGTGGAGCCAGAAGATGCCGCTTGCCTGAAACTGGCCCTGGAAAAAGGTCGCCGTGCCATTCTGCCGCAGGTAGGTATTTTTGCCGATGGCGTCGCCGTGGCGCAAATCGGTAAAGAGCCTTTTAGAATCATACGCAAAACGGTGGATGAGGTGATCACCGCCAGCACCGACGAAATCTGTGCAGCGATTAAAGATATTTTTGATGACACCCGCTCTATTGCCGAGCCCGCCGGTGCTCTGGCCTTGGCCGGCTTGAAAAAATACATAGAGCGTACCGGTTGCGAGGGCAAAACCTTGTTGGCTATAGACAGCGGTGCCAATACCAACTTCGACCGTCTGCGTTATATCTCTGAGCGCACCGAAATTGGCGAGAAGCGCGAGGCCATACTGAGCGTGGTTATCCCTGAGCGTCCCGGTAGCTTTAAGCGTTTTTGCAGCGATCTGGGCAAACGCAATATTACCGAGTTTAACTACCGCTACGCCTCGCAAAAAGAGGCCAGCATTTTCGTGGGGGTACAAACCTCGGGTCAGTCTAAGGACAGGCAGGCGTTGGTAGACGGCTTGGCCGAGAAGGGCTACCAGGTCACCGACTTAACCGATAATGAAATGGCAAAGCTGCATGTGCGCCATATGGTAGGCGGCCATGCGCCCTTTGCTGCGGGTGAGGAAGTGCTGTATCGCTTTGAGTTTCCCGAGCGCCCCGGTGCCTTGGATAAATTCTTGGCCTGCTTGGGCAGCCGCTGGAATATCTCCATGTTTCACTACCGTAATCACGGCTCGGCCTATGGTCGGGTATTAGTGGGTATGCAGGTGCCCAAGGATCAGCGCAAGCAGTTGCAGCCCTTCTTCGATAAGCTGGGCTATCGCTATGCCGACGAGAGTGATAACTGCGTTTATCAGCAATTTCTCAGCGCTCAATAAGGGGCTATTGGTCTCAAAAAAGGGGCTTTTGTGCCTTTTTTTGTGAAATAGTTACAAAAAGCCCTATAAAAACTGGCGTATTAGGCATTCCTCTGCCAATATTTTTGTCCCAGCCGCATCTGCTTTGCGAGTTGTTCGCTTTATGTTAGCTGGGGGCGTATAAAAAATAAAAACGATGCCCAAAGTTTTATCGATTGCCCTACGTAGCATGTCTTCTCGATAGTCGTATCTTGTTAATCGTTATTGGCAATATGTCTAATTGCGCGCTGGCCTGTGATGTACTTAACAGCTTGGCCTATGAGTCGGTCACAGGAACGGGGATTGGCTTTGCGCTGCTGGAATTTATTCCTTAATGTGCAAGGAGCGGCTAATTGATATTAAGGCCCGAGACAGGGTTAGGAGATAGTAATGTTATGTAAAGTTGATTCACTCACGATTTTGATGATCGTATTTAGCGTAGGTACCGTGTTAACGGGTACCTTGCAGATGTTTTTAGCGTAAGTAGTGCCGCGCTAAATAATAAATATCCCTTTATCGGTGGCCACCGCCGATAAAGGGA comes from the Dasania marina DSM 21967 genome and includes:
- a CDS encoding OsmC family protein, which encodes MQALPHHYTVTASAEEQNNLQLTGDNLPALSCAPPKNFGGPGDQWSPEDLLMASVASCFILSFRAIANASKLSWQQINCQSEGILDKVERGMQFIQVNTQVKLTISNEQDKDKAEKLLHKAEQSCLVLNSMTSQSQLQCEITVVS
- a CDS encoding cupin domain-containing protein; protein product: MPTLKHAVLIASSMAITSLFTLHASAAEAKLSKPAVMSKQDIAGDIFKRPDMIIEKRDNGTQVLDVVSLLSSDKKFVSGMYKAPAGRFEVTEPYGVDEYMYFLEGGVTLTSSDGTVTEIKAGDAVTLAKEWTGIWDTQGYTKIYVIYSPDKPMD
- a CDS encoding alpha/beta fold hydrolase, which encodes MNIQPYFEQQGSGPPIVFIHGSFASHAAWKKFVEQLSPQYHCISIKLPGHGDAPAIADHSPATIRTETTLISQIINTLTDQPVQLVGHSYGGVVALALALENTINISKLSLFEPVAGWLLQQAAHTQPEITALNKFLTGYRQAVAEQQIHACGQVIDFWGGQNSYAALPDFIKDTMTPMTSENIRHWDICMNLAYTLQDLQQLTMTTQLIYGDRSNPILHTLAQLIAEAIPNSQLQCIPGASHFLVNSHSAACITALQQTV
- the rpiA gene encoding ribose-5-phosphate isomerase RpiA, which codes for MTQDELKQAVAKAALDYIKPHIDKHSVIGIGTGSTANYFIDYLAEIKADVNATVASSDASAQRLQQHGIPVLDLNSVDEISFYIDGADESNHQLQLIKGGGAALTREKIVAACAKEFVCIADESKLVDTLGGFPLPVEVIPMARSHVARELVKLGGDPVYRQGVTTDNGNIILDVYNFAIADALHIESAINQITGVVTNGLFALRPADILFLATQNGVKQLHRLD
- a CDS encoding NAD(P)-binding protein, producing MSKKPTITRRDFLNGAALSLGASAAASPLSALAASSKQAASSPYYPPKLTGLRGTHKGAFEVAHSVAWQGKQWPIPSQQTDSDYDLVVVGGGLSGLSAALLFQQQAGANSRILILENHDDFGGHAKRNEFTVDGKQLISYGGSQSIDTPSGFSKASSQLLKDLAIDTQRFNQYYDSGFKKKWGLKYGLYFSEQHYGKNFLADNPFSWHGEKLVSLTETISSYPISATAKQSLLRYLDGSQKIKLPEWSYTEKIEHLRKLSYYDFLSQYAQLSHEAINIFNGSMKGLWGLGWDALSTLEAIRTGMPGTDKLGVKYEDINTHKGEDEPYIYHFPDGNAGVARALVRKLIPASMAGNTMEDLVLNKMDYSTLDNSNSPVRIRLNSTAVNVQHSKNQQQVNITYVREGKTYKVQAKHCIMACYNNIIPHICPEVPAAQKEAIAYATKVPLVYANVAIRNWRAFAKAGKSGFYVPNNKLFHNMELDFPVSMGGYQYTQNPDQPIVLHCSMVPTQPYQGLSGREQHRLGRQQLYQLPFADFEKDLFSILDGALSPHGFDPVKDIAAITVNRWPHGYAYEYNELFDPAGWNRDNGPHIAGRAQMGRISIANSDASAYAYVNGAFDAAHRAVAEQLNS
- the dmeF gene encoding CDF family Co(II)/Ni(II) efflux transporter DmeF; its protein translation is MHDNNLQDWQHEHTFNQDKRRPGESKTLIVIAITAVMMVVEISAGVLYGSMALLADGLHMASHTVALAITAFAYIYARRHALNPGFSFGTGKVNALGGFTGAVLLVIFSLMMAVESVERLLNPVAIVFNQAIAVAVLGLLVNALCAYVLGVHSHGDHHHNGHDHNLTSAYLHVLADALTSVLAIVALIAAKYYGYVWMDPLMGVVGAILIARWSYGLLRTTSAVLLDKQAPKLLREEIRTALESDEDTRVSDLHVWSIGPEIYSALITVVADKPVTPDEYKSRLPQTLGLVHVTVEVHRCRHH
- a CDS encoding methyl-accepting chemotaxis protein: MNRLSVGQRLAALVGVPLIIIILLVISSLSSFSTINNSVGRIYDDRVVPLTQLKSIMDGYTDIINAINKADNGLKNPDEALKELRRGQAMIKTNWASYTRSRLNEAESKLVESTNSKFGAADTTIEAAAEVLARMGTTLAFDEYGDTLITDYNGDLFEYTDPIATEIAALIELQLNIAKQERQNAQSIYDDSFNLLVTLGLIALVLMTASGITVGRSISKPLNELRALIQQVDSDQDLTVKISIDQKDEIGEVASAFQRMVNRFSAILADVRDTSFQIQEFANSLSNNTEITREGVKVQTRETDQVATATTQMTHAIEEVSRNASLAANAANDANRETIDGTAVLEEATSSLNSLANRINASSEVINRVETDSSAIGTVLDVIRGIAEQTNLLALNAAIEAARAGEQGRGFAVVADEVRSLAQRTAESTQEIQKMIERLQSGAQEAVKSMSEGTEEMSRTLERAAKAGQSLTAIAKAVELINEMNTQIAAATDEQKTVSQEISHNVVNISDVAKSSEHSVAEIDQASSQLKDVSNRLASLVNEFKTQ
- the ilvA gene encoding threonine ammonia-lyase, biosynthetic produces the protein MPQRYIKKILEARVYDVAIETPIDKAPSLSKRFNNEILLKREDLQPVFSFKIRGAYNKMMHLTEEELSKGVVAASAGNHAQGLSMAALKMGVKATIVMPKTTPLIKVDAVRSRGAKVVLHGDTFDEASKYAYQLMEQKGLVFVHPYDDPEVIAGQGTIGMEILRQHNGPLDAVFVPVGGGGLLAGVSAYIKYLRPDIKVIGVEPEDAACLKLALEKGRRAILPQVGIFADGVAVAQIGKEPFRIIRKTVDEVITASTDEICAAIKDIFDDTRSIAEPAGALALAGLKKYIERTGCEGKTLLAIDSGANTNFDRLRYISERTEIGEKREAILSVVIPERPGSFKRFCSDLGKRNITEFNYRYASQKEASIFVGVQTSGQSKDRQALVDGLAEKGYQVTDLTDNEMAKLHVRHMVGGHAPFAAGEEVLYRFEFPERPGALDKFLACLGSRWNISMFHYRNHGSAYGRVLVGMQVPKDQRKQLQPFFDKLGYRYADESDNCVYQQFLSAQ